The sequence ggtggcgtagtggtattattcCTGGACTAatccccaggttcaaatcccatcacggccgatggtgaaatttaaattcatctttaaaaatccggaattaaaagtctaacgatgaccatgaaactttttgtcaattgttgtaaaaaaaaatcacccgctttaagggaaggaaatctgccatccttacccggtctggcctacttgtgacttcaGAACTCCATagcaatcatagaatctctgcatgctgacggaggccattcggcccattgagtctgcactgacccttcaaaagacgaCCCCAGCTGGGCAACAATCCTCAGCCCtaattcctgtaaccccacccgaaGGGacgatttagcacggccaatacacctaacctgcacatagaacatagaacagtacagcacagaacaggcccttcggccctcaatgttgtgccgagcaatgatcaccctactcaaactcacgtatccaccctatacccgtaacccaacaacccccccccccttaaccttacttttattaggacactacgggcaatttagcatggccaatccacctaacccgcacatctttggactgtgggaggaaactggagcaacaggaggaatcccacgcagacacggggagaacgtgcagactccgcacagacaggcgcCCGAGGTcggactcgaacccgggtccctgccgttgTGAGGCGGTGTCGCCCCCGTGTTGcaaatgtggtcgactcttaaatggtcccagcaagccactcagatgAAAGGAATGACGGATGGGAAATAAGAACTGGCCCAGCCACACCACATAAATGAAAATATCACAAACAATGCAATGGGAAAAATACATGATACACAATAAAACGTGTATTTACTCTGCAAATAGGCTGAAAAATCACAGTCCAGAGGAGACAGGAGTCAGTTGTGTGTAAATTGATGACATTGGCTGTAGATTATTCACTTCAGGAGAGTAATCAGTGTTGGAAATTAATCTCATGTTCTTTGTGTGTTTTGTATCCATAGCTTTTACTGTCCTATCCTGATCCGCAAAGATGATTTGGCCAACACGTTCGCAGATCCTTGTGCTGTTCGCCGTGACTCTCGCGTGCCTGACCTTGAGTGGCGCTGTGCCCCTTACAGAAGAGAGCCAAGGAGAGCATACACACCCAGCCAACCCGAAGGAAAGTGACCAGCTCCCGCTCCACAGCCAAGACCAGAGGATGTTCCCAGAAGCCGGGGACACAGCCGAGGACGAGGCGGAGACGGCCAAAAGTCACCAGGTCAGATCGGCTGCCCCCCGCCCTGGCGCCCAGCGTGAACCCAGTTACGATGATGAGTTGTTCAAGGACGTGGATGCCAAGACACTGGCGGCCATTCTCTTACAGGCGCTAAAGGTGGATGAAGACAAGCCCAGCAGCAGGGGGGATCCCAGGTGGCACAGCATGGGTGCGTCCCCCTCCACCAATTATGGGTCGACCAGAATCGAGGGGAAAGACTTAACGGAAAATGTGAAGAGTAGGACCAGGGTGGGCAAGATCCAGAGGACTCCAGTCTCCCAAGAGAGTGAAGAATCAGAGTGGAGGGAGCAGTCAAATGAAGAAGACACCTTGACTCCTCAGAGCATCGATAGGCTGGAGGCAATGCTACAGGACATGGAGAAATATAGCACAGCTGCCAAGAGAGAGAGGTCCAATGCAGCCCAGCGCTCCTTACCCATGTATAACATCAAGAATGATGATGAGTCCACTGAGAATGACGTCTTGAGAGACCTGGACGCCTTTGAAGAGCTCGTGGGCAGGAAGGAGAAATACTCTGACTATGAAGAGAGCCAGGAAAATGCCAGGGGCAGGGTGAAGTATGGGGCTAAAGACCTGGAGGCCAGAGAGGGAAGCAGGAGAAAGGTGGGGCAGCAGAGGGCAACGGACCGAGCATCTGACCTGCTGCTACAATACCTGCTGAGGGGGGAGGccagcgaggaggaggaggaggaggaggagaaggtgagaGAGGACCAGAGGATGGGTG comes from Scyliorhinus canicula chromosome 29, sScyCan1.1, whole genome shotgun sequence and encodes:
- the vgf gene encoding neurosecretory protein VGF, giving the protein MIWPTRSQILVLFAVTLACLTLSGAVPLTEESQGEHTHPANPKESDQLPLHSQDQRMFPEAGDTAEDEAETAKSHQVRSAAPRPGAQREPSYDDELFKDVDAKTLAAILLQALKVDEDKPSSRGDPRWHSMGASPSTNYGSTRIEGKDLTENVKSRTRVGKIQRTPVSQESEESEWREQSNEEDTLTPQSIDRLEAMLQDMEKYSTAAKRERSNAAQRSLPMYNIKNDDESTENDVLRDLDAFEELVGRKEKYSDYEESQENARGRVKYGAKDLEAREGSRRKVGQQRATDRASDLLLQYLLRGEASEEEEEEEEKVREDQRMGGRGSEESASEEKRADEDEDEDEDIDPQTIDRLIEISSKLHLPADDVIDIINDVEKQRKDSAERIESRHGASSRDRFKSSASRPDNSYLPHHRSEKARHHANDEMSLQDLLGAENALDYESMPFNMPRRYRPRPNGYPNYIHPRIYQQRHRPYYYQPAPPAYRNKDYYDDETQDNEEELENYIEKILLKHPEVFQ